The Spinacia oleracea cultivar Varoflay chromosome 2, BTI_SOV_V1, whole genome shotgun sequence DNA segment TGTTCTGGCGATGCAAGGCGTCGCACTCCCCTCCATCATGGACGACGAAGTTCTTTCAACGTCGTGGTCGTCGGGCATGATGCACGTTTCGTGGTTGgaggtttttttttaattattattgttgtagTATTGGGCCGTCCGAATTGGCGGCCGAAACCATGTTTAGGCCGCAGATCTAGGGCGGCCCAGACATGGTTGGGGCAGCCAATTCCAGCTGGCCCAGATATGGTTCGGGCCGCCAATTCAGGGCGGGCTACACATGGTTCCCGACGCCAATTATGGGTGGCCCTTgtgtttttaaaaaattgaatttCTTTTTTCCCGCCAGGTAAAAACGaatgtaataaaaataaaatttttgtttattatttcGTTTTAAATTTCCGATATTTTAAAAAGTGTTGccaattttttttgaataattacttattttcataattaatatatttgaaaaaataatttcttagaattttttgtttaaaaattgtagttaaaaatatttatttgtttatttattaatttcgaTTAAAAAATTGTTTAAAAAATGTGCAGGGGGAGGGATGAAGTAAGGGAGGGGATACTTTTCTTTTAAAGGCtaaaatcgtcatttcactATAAATACGCAGGCGTTTTTAGTGATTGAGGACATCGAATAAAAACCCCTAAAATCTAACCCCTTCTCCTCAAAACgaggaatattttttttatttaataatttgctGGATTTTATTTCAAAGGTTGGAAGCAGTAGCTAGCCATAGTACATATTAGCATAGTGTTTGCGAATTAACTATGACATttgcgcaatttagaaggtggaccatggtgcacatagagcatggtgcaccttaataacactagtatataattgaaagaacatctggttacgagaaaagaacatgagtattttttatttaggtttttaataaatagtaaaataatatattatttttataacaaaaaagtgaatattatatcgcatgttcttttgtcgtagtgttatgttcttttgcttatgcacatgtgttcttttggtgcactaTGCTCTATAtgcaccacggtccatagtccacggattgtgACATTTGAGATAAAACCTACGAGAGAAAACAATGAATAAGTGAATATAATATAACCAAGCCATAAAATTCGCGTCTCTTACTAGCCCTTGTTTAACTAGAGAGTCTGCTACCATATTAGCACTCCTTCCTTTATGAATGATCACCAAGTGCAACTATCTTCTTCTAGCATTGCGAATGAAGTTTAGTTGGAAGTTGAGGTTCCATGACCCTCCATATCATCATTGCACCAATTGACTGCGTTCACCGAGTCGGATTCTAGCACAACGGAGTGGTTCTTGATGGAGATTTTGATGGCTCAATAAATGGCAAGGATTCAGCACAATTGATCTCTAATGGGGGATGGGGGATGGGACATGAGAACATACACATGAAATGGACAAGAACACCTCCAATAGCTGATGTTTTTTTGGAGATGTTTACCGACGCATCCACATTCCATTTGACTTGCTCACTTGGCGGGGTGGGACCAAACTAAGGGGGAAGATTGTTTCTGGTGATTCCCCAGGATGCAAAGTGAGCCATTCCATGCTAGACATGAGAGATTTGTAATTAATTCTTCACTTGAGTATGCCACCAACTTAGGCGAAGCAAAACAAGATCTTGAAGTTGGGGTAAGGAGCATGAGGAATTGCTAAAAATTCTGGAGTTTCTTTCTTTCCATATTGTCCAAATGATGACAAAAAATATGGCCACCCACACTATTTTAAAGAATTTGCCCATCCCCTTATTGCGCCAGTGATCAAAGGCTTCGCGAAGACTCTCCGGGCAGACCCAATATATGTAGCCACCAGCCCCAAATTTGCCAGGAGAACTTACAGTGAAGTAGAACCCCCAATCCCCGCCAAACCAACATATGAATGGCTCTGCGCGACTATCATGTATCCTACAATCTCACTCCCACGTGATGAAATTCACTCGAATTTCATAATGTATGAAAGGTGGCCAAGGATCATGAGGCATATTTTGCACCTATCTTGTAAATTCAGAGTCTGATTCATAGGTTTATGGCTCCAACAGTCCCTCTCCCATGTATGAGAAACTAGAATCTCACCCTCCAGGCCTCCACGGCCCTACCCGCGCCCTGCCATTCACAACTCCAGGATGAAACTACACAGGGATTTTGACAAAACAATGCAATCATTTATGAAGTCCAAAAGCGAATTGAATTGTATAGAAAACTTATAGACACGTATGCTTTTTCTTGATTAATGGGCACTTACAATATCATTACAAAAAATTTCAACAACTGAGGTTAGCATCTTAGTTCCATTACCCCCCTGGCCCCTGTATATTAGTACAAAATAACCTGCAAGTTGAAAGGGTGTGCTGAAGCATTCAAGGACTACCAGTTTGTATATGGTAAACAGTTATAgcaagtgcttcaaaaacaacAGCTCACAGGAACCATAACACCCAATTCACACTCATCACCTAAAGCCGGAGggtgctgctgctgcttgtCCAGGTCCTCCTCTCCTCATGGCCCTTGATTGGGCAAGTATCTCATCATAATCCTGACCACCGAAAGTTACCGTCAGTATTAAAGATGGATAGAGGCGGAAAATTTTTGATCattaaataatacttcctctgtcacttttatttattttacttgCACCATTTTCTTCTTTTGGAAGTTGCATATTAGTTGCACCGATTCCTTTTATGGTATGCATTCACATGGGTGTGTTCACATTTTTaccctttttttcttctttttttgacAACATAATACAAATAGAAACTACGAGCCTTTTCTAGCACTAACTGCCAGATTATGAGCTCTAATGACAGAGTTTCTAACTACTTTCATAATTTTAAAGAAACTAAGACCATTAGCTGCATCTTTTATATCTTCTACAATTCCCTGCGTATCTTTGTTTCCTAGGTTCTGATTTTGGAATGCTCTCACCAACTCCAGCGAATCTGTGTATATGATCAAGTTGGTCTCTCCTACTGGAAGGAGCTCAACCGCCTTGAGTGCAGCGTATGCTACATTTTTACCCTTATACACATCATATATTTACCATTAATACCTAACCTTTTCTACCTAATTTGTTTGTCATAACATGTGCATGTGCATTCTTGATATTTACTTCCTTTCTTAATGTTTGTGCCCAACCCAAATGGTGCAAGtaaaagaaacggaggaagtacgtgATAACTCACCCGTTTTTCAAATGCAGAATCCCTCGAATCAATCATCTTGTCAGCAATGCCATAATCAATGGCTTCCTGTGCCTGGAAGTACTTGGGGCGTTGAATATCTTTCTCGATCTCTTCTTTTGGTTTGCCAATGCCTTTGGCTAAGAGTTCAAGACAATATTCCGTATTTGCATCCAGTTCTTTTGCCTAAAAAAAGGCCATCAAGAAACACACATCAACAGTAGTGCTGGGTGCTTGTACCTTATGTTTTTCATGGAATCAATAAGACACTTTGCAATAAACACACATCCTTTTGGAATTAGAACTAactcttcaattttttttattttttttatttaacacTTTGCAAATGCAAGCAATTATTGAGGAACACAATAAGAGGATCAGGCGTACCTTGATCCACATATCGATCACTGCTCCACTAGATCTGTTGACTTTAGGCAGATATAATTTTGCTGCAATTTGGAATTGGAGAACTATTAGAAACCAGGACTGGATGAAAGCCACGTTTTGTGAAGCCAGCATACAACAATATAGAACAAGTTAACCACTGTAGCTCGGACACAATAGTGGTACGAATCAACATATTTCTTCTTGTGGTAAAGCAAATAGAACTTCAAATGATTGCatctaattttcaaattctgatAATGAAAAGGGAAAAAGATACGTTATTTTAATGCCAAGACAAAGCCTGAGATTTCAACTACTCATTAAACATTTTGATCTTTATCCACCACATGAGTGAGTTTGTCAAAATGATTTTGGATACCCCATATACCCACCAAATAGGCAAATACGAACAAGGAGGAGCAATTGGAAGTTTGGAACTGCAAATGTGGTCCTTGAGCTCCTTCCTTCTAGATGACCTCAGTCAACAGTCCACAAGGTGATTCTTAAGTGTCAACAATTTAAAAGCAAAGATGTGTCACTATCGCAAACAAAACTCTAGAAAGGCATTGTCCTTGTTATCTcaaacacatttttcaaaggGGCAACAGGAATCCACTGTCCAAAGAAGAAATTTTCCGTTAAACAATTCTTGCTAGGACCAGTTTTCTCAGATAACTGAATCTGATTCGTTAAAGAATCGAAGTATTCCAAGTATTCACTAATCACTACTTAATAGTATTATTTGATTCCTTATAGACAGATGCATGAAAGTGCAGGCAGCGAATATAAGCATAGTGAATACATCGAAATTCATATAATGAGTACAGGCAGAGAAGTTTTGCAATACTTGATGAGTTCGGCTGCAGAGCACGGTAACCCTTTGTTCCAAGTGATAGAAGCATAGCTGCTTGACCATATGCCATGCCACAGTTCACAGTGTAGACATCTGATTTGCAATACTACAAAAGTTGATAAAGGGGAAGTCAAGGACTATGTGGGTTGGGCTCACATATTATGCACACAAAAGCATGAATAAATAAAATCCTTACGGCCATGGTGTCGGCTATGGCATATGCTTCTGTCTCAGAACCGACAGTTTCCATCTTCTCATTCTGCAAAAACCAAAAACCCATGTGAACTGTCAAGACATAACTTCGCTGCATTCTAACTCACCAAGCAATTGTATTCTTCAAGTGTATGGGACAAAGTCCATCCAACACAGCCCTTTCCCGAGCAGGTACTGGAGTAGTACACGGTTATTACTCTTATCAGtctttaaaaaaagaaaatatatgacACTCGCCTACTTATTAATAGTGGTACTTTCCCTCCATGTCATGTGAATCATTCTGGAAATTCCAGCATATAATACTTTAGGTGCCTATGCACATTACCCAAGCTTATTAGCTTACCATGCAGTTAGTCCAATGTTCATGACAAGACAACTTATCTAAAGCATATCTTCTAACTCACCTGCGTTCCAGATGAGTTGATGTACAGATATATAGGCTTTGAGGGGTTGTCATAGTCCAACCACATAAACTGAGCAATAATAAGCTCAGTAACTGCAGGCACAATCTGAGCAAAGAGAGAAGAACAATTGACAACAATTAGAAGCAAAGACTGAAGTATAATCGAAATGGTCAACTTCAATATAAAAACTATTAATAACAAGGTCTTACTGGCATGCCAAGATAAACAATCCTTGCATCCAAAAGCAAGGAAGGAAGATCAGGTGGAGCAGTTCTTGGTCTTCCATATCCTTTAGCTCCACTACGATACATGCTAATGCTCATACTGTATTTTGATGGACCCCTATCATCCATACCTCTAGCACTCCACAT contains these protein-coding regions:
- the LOC110799647 gene encoding ATP-dependent Clp protease proteolytic subunit-related protein 1, chloroplastic — its product is MATIFLSPIFTNIPVTSENREMGIASNGLSQSSFLLGIKPFSHSTLFSSSIQAKPTLNRRLFKSPCAQKSSFDHIPKQFRQDNLKDGLMDNFKNVPQYLYGLNPSQMDMFMTEDNPVRRQSEKVTEQSISSASNYLDNGGMWSARGMDDRGPSKYSMSISMYRSGAKGYGRPRTAPPDLPSLLLDARIVYLGMPIVPAVTELIIAQFMWLDYDNPSKPIYLYINSSGTQNEKMETVGSETEAYAIADTMAYCKSDVYTVNCGMAYGQAAMLLSLGTKGYRALQPNSSTKLYLPKVNRSSGAVIDMWIKAKELDANTEYCLELLAKGIGKPKEEIEKDIQRPKYFQAQEAIDYGIADKMIDSRDSAFEKRDYDEILAQSRAMRRGGPGQAAAAPSGFR